In a genomic window of Echeneis naucrates chromosome 4, fEcheNa1.1, whole genome shotgun sequence:
- the c4h1orf52 gene encoding UPF0690 protein C1orf52 homolog, which produces MSEEKKSGSLGFFSSYDDLSDSSDSDEEGDGRKKKPATEAPGGGAESSQRGTKRAAGGAALPRPDELFSSVSKPAFLYNPLNKQIDWDSLTVKAPEEPAREFKPWKTNAVPPPESYTAEPEKKKGPPPGMDMAIKWSNVYEDNGEDAPQPYTGKARFLPAEEQPLDSDEESKTPAVSAKKSRVETFQQKEKRKRDLGQATSDKNFVEEEKRILRQKVE; this is translated from the exons ATGTCCGAGGAGAAGAAGTCAGGCTCCCTGGGTTTCTTTTCCAGCTACGACGATTTGAGCGACAGCAGCGACTCCGACGAAGAGGGAGACGGACGGAAGAAGAAGCCGGCGACAGAAGCTCCGGGCGGCGGAGCGGAGTCCTCCCAGCGGGGGACCAAACGGGCGGCCGGCGGAGCCGCTCTGCCCCGGCCCGACGAGCTCTTCAGCTCCGTGTCCAAGCCCGCTTTCCTCTACAATCCGCTCAATAAGCAGATAGACTGGGACAGCCTGACGGTCAAAGCTCCCGAGGAG CCGGCCAGAGAGTTTAAGCCGTGGAAGACAAATGCTGTGCCCCCTCCTGAAAGCTACACAGCAGAGccggagaagaagaagggacCGCCTCCAGGTATGGACATGGCAATTAAGTGGTCCAATGTGTATGAAGACAACGGGGAAGACGCGCCACAGCCTTACACTGGCAAGGCCCGGTTCCTTCCTGCAGAGGAGCAACCATTAGACTCAG ATGAGGAATCAAAGACACCCGCTGTCTCTGCCAAGAAAAGTCGAGTAGAGACCTTCcagcagaaggagaagaggaagagggattTGGGACAAGCCACCTCTGACAAGAACTTTgtagaggaggagaaaaggatcCTCAGACAAAAGGTTGAGTGA